A window of Polaribacter litorisediminis contains these coding sequences:
- a CDS encoding MBL fold metallo-hydrolase gives MKIYPIETGNFKLDGGAMFGVVPKTIWQRTNPADSNNLIEMSMRCMLIEDGDRLTLVDTGLGAKQSDKFYSYYYLFGDFSLDISLAKLGFHRDDITDVFLTHLHFDHCGGVIERTKDGMLIPAFKNAKVWSNDRHWKWATEPNPREKASFLKENINPIKESGQLNFIHSNSMDQVGFDVLFMDGHTEKQMLPKLTYQDKTLVFMADLLPTTGHIPLPYVMGYDTRPLLTIKEKGNFLKEAADHNYYLFLEHDAHNEICTLKHTEKGVRLKETHKFTDIFN, from the coding sequence ATGAAGATATATCCTATTGAAACAGGTAATTTTAAATTAGACGGTGGTGCGATGTTTGGTGTTGTACCAAAAACAATTTGGCAAAGAACAAATCCTGCGGATTCCAATAATTTAATAGAGATGAGTATGCGCTGTATGCTTATTGAAGATGGTGATCGTTTAACGCTTGTAGATACGGGTTTAGGTGCAAAACAATCGGATAAATTTTATAGTTATTACTATTTATTTGGCGACTTTTCTTTAGATATTTCTCTAGCGAAACTAGGTTTTCATAGAGACGATATTACCGATGTTTTTTTAACACATTTGCATTTTGATCATTGTGGAGGTGTCATTGAAAGAACTAAAGACGGTATGCTAATTCCTGCTTTTAAGAATGCAAAAGTCTGGTCTAATGACAGACATTGGAAATGGGCAACCGAACCCAACCCAAGAGAAAAAGCTTCTTTTTTAAAAGAAAATATCAATCCAATCAAAGAAAGCGGACAGTTAAATTTTATCCACAGTAATTCTATGGATCAAGTTGGGTTTGATGTCCTGTTTATGGACGGTCACACAGAAAAACAAATGTTACCAAAATTAACATACCAAGATAAAACTTTGGTTTTTATGGCAGATTTATTACCTACAACGGGTCACATTCCTTTGCCGTATGTTATGGGTTATGATACGAGGCCTTTGCTAACAATAAAAGAAAAAGGTAATTTCTTAAAGGAAGCTGCCGATCATAATTATTATCTTTTTTTAGAGCACGATGCGCACAACGAAATTTGCACATTAAAACATACAGAAAAAGGAGTACGATTAAAAGAAACACACAAATTTACAGATATATTTAATTAA
- the pbpC gene encoding penicillin-binding protein 1C, producing the protein MKKEKLYNYTYKVFKTLQEKHKKKTIFLLILIIFYAFCLPKQLFTKPTSTVITSKNNELLGALIAQDGQWRFPHNDAVPDKFKTCLIQFEDEHFYQHPGFNPVSIFKAFQQNLEAGSIKRGGSTITQQVIRLSRDDRSRTYFEKLKELVLATRLELRASKEKILTFWSSNAPFGGNVVGLDAASWRYFNRKSADLSWAEAATLAVLPNAPNLMYPGKNQQKLVAKRNRLLQKLLAKNEIDTLTYALSILEKIPEKPYNLPQITPHLLQRIHKVNKGEIVKTTIDKRLQIQTNDIVKNQYNQLRKNGIHNIAVLILDVKTRQVLSYVGNTLTSKKHQKDVDIVTKPRSTGSILKPFLYAAMLDSGELLPNTLVADVPINYGSYQPENFDKKYAGAISAKLALAKSLNVPTVRMLQKFGLQKFHDYLQKLNLKDIRRNANHYGLTLVLGGAESNLWDLCKSYASMASTVNHYTENSSRYRTNEFCEPTFYGDEKIDFGVKSSEKIIFDAASIYLTFQSLKEVNRPNAEGNWEFFDAAKQIAWKTGTSFGCRDAWAIGTTKDYVVGVWVGNADGEGRPGLVGVQSAAPILFDVFDKLPKSDWFEKPFDEMTEIEICTKSGFRATEICERKKLEYVQNSGLKTAPCPFHISIHVDASENYQVNTSCASIENIKQKSWFVLPPLMEYYYKVKNPFYKPLPKFRNDCFRGIENGMKFIYPTEKSTIFLPRDFEGKQNGIILKVAHANKKITLYWYLNNSYLGKTNEIHEFQIAPKIGHHKITVIDNFGEEIQQQIIIKN; encoded by the coding sequence TTGAAAAAAGAGAAGTTATACAACTATACCTACAAGGTTTTTAAAACCTTGCAGGAGAAACACAAAAAGAAAACAATATTTCTTTTGATTTTGATAATTTTCTATGCCTTTTGTTTGCCAAAGCAGCTGTTTACAAAACCAACATCTACAGTAATTACAAGTAAAAATAATGAATTATTAGGGGCCTTAATTGCACAAGACGGCCAATGGAGATTTCCGCATAATGATGCTGTTCCCGATAAATTTAAAACCTGCTTAATTCAGTTTGAAGATGAACATTTTTATCAACATCCAGGCTTTAATCCAGTTTCTATTTTTAAGGCTTTCCAACAAAATTTAGAAGCAGGAAGCATAAAAAGAGGAGGGAGCACCATTACGCAGCAAGTCATTCGATTGAGCAGAGATGACAGATCAAGAACCTATTTTGAAAAATTAAAAGAACTAGTTTTGGCAACACGATTAGAATTGAGAGCATCCAAAGAAAAAATTCTTACTTTTTGGAGTTCAAATGCTCCTTTTGGCGGAAATGTTGTTGGACTAGATGCGGCTTCTTGGCGTTATTTTAATAGAAAATCTGCAGATTTATCTTGGGCAGAAGCTGCAACGTTAGCCGTGTTGCCGAATGCGCCAAATTTAATGTATCCCGGAAAAAATCAACAGAAATTAGTAGCGAAAAGAAATCGATTGTTACAAAAATTACTCGCCAAAAACGAGATTGATACACTAACCTATGCGTTATCAATTTTAGAAAAAATCCCTGAAAAACCCTATAATTTACCACAAATTACACCCCATTTATTACAAAGAATTCATAAAGTTAACAAAGGAGAAATTGTAAAAACTACTATAGATAAGCGCTTGCAAATACAAACAAATGATATTGTTAAAAATCAGTATAATCAATTGCGTAAAAACGGAATTCATAATATTGCGGTACTGATTTTAGATGTAAAAACAAGACAAGTTTTAAGCTATGTAGGAAATACGCTAACCTCAAAAAAGCATCAAAAAGATGTAGACATTGTTACGAAACCAAGAAGTACAGGAAGTATTTTAAAACCATTTTTATATGCAGCGATGTTAGATAGTGGCGAGTTATTACCGAATACTTTAGTCGCAGATGTACCGATAAACTACGGCAGTTATCAACCAGAAAATTTTGATAAAAAGTATGCAGGCGCCATTTCAGCAAAATTAGCATTGGCAAAATCTTTAAATGTACCTACAGTTAGAATGTTGCAAAAATTTGGTTTGCAGAAATTTCATGATTATTTGCAAAAATTAAACTTAAAAGATATCCGAAGAAATGCGAATCATTATGGGTTAACACTTGTTTTAGGAGGTGCAGAAAGTAACTTATGGGATTTATGTAAAAGTTACGCTTCCATGGCATCTACTGTAAATCATTATACAGAAAACTCTAGTAGATATCGTACAAATGAGTTTTGTGAGCCTACTTTTTATGGGGATGAAAAAATCGATTTTGGCGTAAAATCGTCAGAAAAAATTATTTTTGATGCTGCATCGATTTACTTGACTTTTCAAAGTTTAAAAGAAGTAAATAGACCCAATGCTGAAGGAAATTGGGAATTTTTTGATGCTGCAAAACAAATTGCTTGGAAAACAGGCACAAGTTTTGGTTGTAGAGATGCTTGGGCAATTGGCACCACCAAAGACTATGTTGTGGGCGTTTGGGTAGGAAATGCAGACGGAGAAGGAAGGCCCGGTTTGGTAGGAGTGCAAAGTGCAGCGCCTATTTTATTTGATGTTTTTGATAAATTACCAAAATCAGATTGGTTTGAAAAACCTTTTGATGAAATGACTGAAATCGAAATTTGTACTAAAAGTGGTTTTAGGGCTACAGAAATCTGTGAACGTAAAAAGCTAGAATATGTTCAGAATTCAGGGTTAAAAACAGCACCTTGTCCTTTTCATATTTCTATACATGTAGACGCATCAGAGAATTATCAGGTAAATACTTCGTGTGCATCGATAGAAAACATCAAACAGAAATCTTGGTTTGTCTTGCCTCCTTTAATGGAGTATTATTATAAGGTTAAAAATCCTTTCTACAAACCGTTGCCAAAATTTAGAAATGATTGTTTTAGAGGAATAGAAAACGGAATGAAATTTATATATCCAACAGAAAAAAGCACCATTTTTTTACCCAGAGATTTTGAGGGAAAACAAAACGGAATCATTTTAAAAGTTGCTCATGCTAATAAAAAAATTACGCTATATTGGTATTTAAATAATAGCTATTTAGGAAAAACAAACGAAATTCATGAGTTTCAAATTGCACCTAAAATTGGTCATCATAAGATTACAGTAATCGATAATTTTGGGGAGGAAATTCAACAACAAATCATTATTAAGAACTAA
- a CDS encoding alpha-2-macroglobulin family protein gives MKLKNLPSILIIFLLIFSCKKEKIAIDNIYSFKEYISYTTSGVVSVKKKLNINLVKDVEGWEANQEISADILSIKPFVSGKIEIFNKHAFIFIPDENLEPDTEYSVTVKLSEIYKSIPEKFEDYTFQFKTIAPNFSIKTEVLQSYSKEYQYLEGVVKSADIISLENAKTLLKASQKGDDKNVVWNESYQSGKIFEFKIDSIHRFEEDSKLVVQWNGAAINAENNGENEIIIPGKNNFKVVHISVNNTNEQYISVNFSNTLKKQQNFDGLVVIENLVKPRFIVNGNELKVFSEAKFSGDILVSVFQGIKDTEEYKLKDTFQETISFEQEKPQIRAISNGTILPNSKNLKFNFEAVNVREVDVRIIKVFEDNVLQFLQDNNLNSNNEYDLKRVGRRVAKQTITLINNEQNNTQKWKAYSIDISKMVATEPGAIYRIELNYNKNQVFADCSTLGNENSENDSNAFNEDDYSEVDDEEIREELYWDNKLYRYKNENYNWRERENPCHEAYYDQDKMIAQNVLASNLGIIVKQGVENSYFLAVNNILNAQPEVGANVKLFNFQQQEIASSSTDSDGFVTINSSKNAAFAMVSKGRNKGYLKLADGNSLSLSKFDVSGSKTQQGLKGYLYGERGVWRPGDSLHLTFLLNDVENELPKNHPIKLEVTDPNGKLVYKKVTSENLHKFYKFTVTTSPEAKTGNYSAKVSVGGAKFYKTLKIETVKPNRLKIKVDFEDEILSSSKPIKGTLDVKWLHGTPAKNLKAEVKAKVSASNFSFENYKAYVFLDPSRSFSSEEITLFEGKLDNNGLAKISNKLTVGKNAPGMLNVQFLVRAFENGGDFSMDAFTKKYAPFTSFVGLKSPKGNKYGSFFTDENQTFSLISVDEKGMPIKNDEIEVQVYQIKWRWWWSSSEDNLSAYTSSSYHKPYQTLKVVTNSKGEGVFKLNIPENDRGRFLIRVIDKKSGHATGRTAYFYKNWWQNSTSGDKEAAKMLVFSADKESYNVGETAKIIFPSGSKGRALISIENGSRVLETKWVETQKGTTSVEIPIQKNMTPNVFVNISLLQPHQVSENDLPIRLYGVIPILVGDKNTKLEPEINMLDVLQPEEEFSVKVSEKNNKSMTYTLAIVEEGLLDLTRFKTPNAYDDFYAREALGVKTWDIFDDVIGAYSGSIDQVFAIGGDGSVSKGKNQKANRFKPVVKYLGPFYLEKGAKKVHKIRLPNYIGSVRTMVVAGDVKNEAFGNTEKTVPVKKPLMVLATLPRKLSPKEKVTLPISVFAMDKKVKNVTVQIKTTNGIAVVGNKTQTVNFEKPDEKMVYFELDVLKANGVHTVEILASGNGEKASYKVELDVVNPNPMTSTILDKTIQGTETQIINFDTFGVEGSNSAILELSTIPPINFSGRLDYLIRYPHGCVEQTTSSVFPQLFLNDLFDLTSAKRSEVQKNIEKGIERLGDFQKVNGGLSYWMGENNVSDWGTSYAGHFMLEAAKKGFVLPLTFKSNFIKYQKKEARNWRPSYTQYTTDFAQAYRLYTLALAGSPDLSAMNRLREFKQITNEAKWRLAAAYALVGQKEASDAIIKTANVNFVNYDHRTYGSVTRNRAMALETMLLLNDKSTKELAETIAKELSSNHWLSTQTTAYSLVSIGKMVVKNGGKSINLNYTNTNKTEKITTNSSFLQRKIELKEGLNSITIQNVDDNIVFARIINLGKLPLGDELSESRGLSVSVNYKDVQGNKIDIKTLKQGQDFVAEINVSTSKNEAINDIALTQIFPSGWEIVNTRFTDFGTSTKSEARYTDIRDDRVNFYFDLKEQSKVPETKTFTVLLNAAYLGTYYLPGIQVEAMYDNDYLVRTKGSWVEVVK, from the coding sequence ATGAAACTAAAAAACTTACCCTCAATTCTCATTATTTTCTTATTAATTTTTTCTTGTAAAAAAGAGAAAATAGCAATCGATAATATTTATAGTTTCAAAGAATATATAAGTTACACAACGTCTGGGGTGGTTTCGGTGAAGAAAAAGTTAAATATAAATCTTGTTAAAGATGTAGAAGGCTGGGAAGCGAATCAAGAAATCTCTGCAGATATTTTATCCATAAAACCCTTTGTAAGCGGAAAAATTGAAATCTTTAATAAACATGCTTTTATTTTTATTCCTGATGAAAATTTAGAGCCAGATACCGAATATTCAGTAACGGTTAAGTTGTCGGAAATTTATAAAAGTATTCCAGAAAAATTTGAAGATTATACATTCCAATTTAAAACAATTGCACCAAACTTTTCAATTAAAACAGAGGTGTTACAATCGTATTCAAAAGAGTATCAATATTTAGAAGGTGTTGTAAAATCTGCAGATATTATTTCCTTAGAAAATGCAAAAACACTTCTGAAGGCCTCGCAAAAAGGAGATGATAAAAATGTTGTTTGGAATGAGTCTTACCAGTCAGGAAAAATTTTTGAGTTCAAAATTGATAGTATTCACCGTTTTGAAGAGGATTCTAAATTAGTTGTTCAGTGGAATGGTGCTGCTATAAATGCGGAAAACAATGGTGAAAATGAAATTATCATCCCTGGTAAAAATAATTTTAAAGTTGTTCATATAAGCGTGAATAACACCAATGAGCAGTATATTTCTGTTAATTTTTCGAATACACTAAAAAAGCAACAAAATTTTGACGGATTGGTCGTGATTGAGAATTTAGTAAAACCAAGATTTATTGTCAACGGTAATGAGTTAAAAGTTTTTTCTGAAGCCAAGTTCTCTGGAGATATTTTAGTTTCGGTTTTTCAAGGAATTAAAGATACAGAGGAGTATAAACTTAAAGACACATTTCAGGAAACGATCTCTTTTGAACAGGAAAAACCACAAATAAGAGCCATTTCTAACGGAACTATTTTACCGAATTCAAAGAATTTAAAGTTCAATTTTGAAGCCGTTAATGTGCGGGAAGTGGATGTTAGAATTATTAAAGTTTTTGAAGACAATGTGTTGCAGTTTTTACAGGATAATAATTTGAATAGCAACAACGAGTATGATTTAAAAAGAGTTGGAAGAAGAGTTGCCAAACAAACCATTACTTTAATTAATAATGAACAAAACAATACGCAAAAATGGAAAGCATATAGCATTGATATTTCTAAAATGGTGGCTACCGAACCCGGAGCAATCTACAGAATTGAACTCAATTATAATAAAAATCAAGTTTTTGCCGATTGTAGCACTTTAGGAAATGAAAATTCTGAAAATGATTCAAATGCTTTTAATGAGGATGATTATAGCGAAGTTGATGATGAGGAAATAAGGGAAGAGTTGTATTGGGACAATAAATTATATAGGTATAAAAACGAAAATTATAATTGGCGAGAACGAGAAAATCCATGCCACGAAGCGTATTACGACCAAGATAAAATGATTGCTCAAAACGTATTGGCATCAAACTTAGGAATTATCGTAAAACAAGGAGTCGAAAACTCTTACTTCTTGGCAGTGAACAATATTTTAAATGCACAACCCGAAGTGGGAGCAAACGTAAAATTATTTAACTTTCAACAGCAAGAAATCGCATCGTCTTCAACGGATTCAGATGGTTTTGTAACCATCAATTCATCAAAAAATGCGGCTTTTGCCATGGTTTCGAAAGGAAGAAATAAAGGATATCTTAAATTAGCAGACGGTAATTCCTTGTCGTTGAGTAAGTTTGATGTTTCTGGCAGCAAAACTCAGCAAGGATTAAAAGGCTATTTGTATGGCGAACGAGGTGTTTGGAGACCTGGAGATTCTTTGCATTTAACTTTTTTGTTGAATGATGTAGAGAATGAATTGCCTAAAAATCATCCTATAAAGTTAGAAGTTACTGATCCTAATGGAAAGTTAGTTTACAAAAAGGTAACTTCAGAAAATCTTCATAAGTTTTATAAATTTACAGTAACTACTTCGCCAGAGGCAAAAACAGGGAATTATTCCGCAAAAGTTTCAGTTGGAGGTGCAAAGTTTTATAAAACCTTAAAAATTGAAACGGTTAAACCAAACCGTTTAAAAATTAAAGTAGATTTTGAAGATGAAATTCTATCTTCTAGCAAGCCGATAAAAGGAACTTTAGATGTAAAGTGGTTGCATGGAACCCCTGCTAAAAACTTAAAAGCGGAGGTGAAAGCAAAAGTTTCGGCCTCAAATTTTAGTTTTGAAAACTATAAAGCGTATGTTTTTTTAGATCCATCAAGAAGTTTTTCATCCGAAGAAATTACCCTTTTTGAGGGGAAATTAGATAACAACGGATTGGCAAAAATTAGCAATAAGTTAACCGTTGGTAAAAATGCTCCAGGAATGTTAAACGTTCAGTTTTTAGTAAGAGCATTTGAAAATGGTGGTGATTTTTCAATGGATGCTTTCACAAAAAAATATGCGCCTTTTACCTCTTTTGTAGGATTAAAATCTCCTAAAGGAAACAAATACGGATCTTTTTTTACTGATGAAAATCAAACTTTTTCGTTAATCTCTGTGGATGAAAAAGGAATGCCAATTAAAAATGATGAAATTGAAGTGCAGGTGTATCAAATAAAATGGCGTTGGTGGTGGAGTTCTTCTGAAGATAATTTATCAGCATATACATCTAGTAGTTATCATAAGCCTTATCAAACTTTAAAAGTGGTTACCAATTCTAAAGGAGAAGGTGTTTTTAAGTTGAATATTCCAGAAAATGATAGAGGAAGATTTTTAATACGAGTTATTGATAAAAAAAGTGGTCACGCAACGGGAAGAACCGCTTATTTCTATAAAAATTGGTGGCAAAACTCAACTTCTGGCGACAAAGAAGCTGCAAAAATGTTGGTATTTTCTGCGGATAAAGAAAGCTATAATGTTGGTGAAACTGCTAAAATAATATTTCCTTCAGGAAGCAAAGGAAGAGCGCTCATCAGTATTGAAAATGGTTCAAGAGTTTTAGAAACAAAATGGGTAGAAACTCAAAAAGGAACAACTTCCGTTGAAATTCCGATTCAAAAAAATATGACGCCCAATGTGTTTGTAAATATTTCTTTATTGCAACCACATCAAGTTTCAGAAAACGATTTGCCAATTCGGTTGTATGGTGTAATTCCGATTTTGGTAGGAGACAAAAACACAAAATTAGAGCCAGAAATTAATATGTTAGATGTGCTGCAACCAGAAGAAGAGTTCTCTGTAAAAGTATCGGAAAAGAATAACAAATCAATGACTTATACTTTGGCAATTGTAGAGGAAGGTTTGTTAGATTTAACACGATTTAAAACGCCAAATGCATACGACGATTTTTATGCAAGAGAAGCTTTAGGGGTAAAAACTTGGGATATTTTTGATGACGTTATAGGCGCATATTCAGGAAGCATAGATCAAGTTTTTGCAATTGGTGGAGACGGAAGTGTATCAAAAGGAAAAAATCAAAAAGCCAATAGATTTAAACCTGTAGTAAAATATTTAGGACCTTTTTATTTAGAAAAAGGAGCAAAAAAAGTCCATAAAATTAGGTTGCCAAATTATATCGGTTCCGTGAGAACGATGGTGGTTGCAGGTGATGTTAAAAATGAAGCTTTCGGAAATACCGAAAAAACAGTGCCTGTTAAAAAGCCATTAATGGTGCTGGCAACGCTACCAAGAAAATTATCACCAAAAGAAAAAGTTACTTTGCCAATTTCCGTTTTTGCGATGGATAAAAAAGTGAAAAACGTAACAGTTCAAATAAAAACAACAAACGGAATAGCTGTTGTTGGGAACAAAACACAAACCGTAAACTTTGAGAAACCAGACGAGAAAATGGTGTATTTTGAGTTGGATGTTTTAAAAGCGAATGGTGTTCATACTGTGGAGATTCTTGCATCCGGCAACGGAGAAAAAGCATCTTATAAAGTAGAACTCGATGTCGTAAATCCTAATCCGATGACTTCAACAATCCTTGATAAAACTATTCAGGGTACAGAAACACAAATCATCAATTTTGATACCTTTGGAGTGGAAGGTTCAAACTCGGCAATCTTAGAATTATCAACGATTCCGCCAATTAATTTTTCTGGTAGATTAGATTATTTAATACGATATCCTCATGGTTGTGTTGAGCAAACGACCTCCAGTGTTTTTCCGCAATTATTTTTAAATGATTTGTTTGATTTAACCTCAGCAAAACGCTCTGAAGTTCAAAAAAATATAGAAAAAGGAATCGAACGATTAGGTGATTTTCAAAAAGTAAATGGAGGTTTAAGTTATTGGATGGGAGAAAATAATGTGAGTGATTGGGGAACTAGTTACGCTGGTCATTTTATGTTAGAAGCAGCAAAAAAAGGATTTGTATTGCCCTTAACGTTCAAGTCTAATTTTATTAAATATCAAAAAAAAGAAGCTAGAAATTGGCGACCAAGCTATACGCAGTATACCACAGATTTTGCACAAGCATACAGGTTATACACGCTAGCTTTGGCAGGAAGTCCAGATTTATCGGCCATGAATAGATTGCGAGAATTTAAACAAATTACCAATGAAGCAAAATGGAGATTAGCCGCCGCTTATGCTTTGGTGGGGCAAAAAGAGGCGAGTGATGCCATTATAAAAACTGCCAATGTAAACTTTGTGAACTACGATCATCGTACGTATGGTTCTGTAACCAGAAATAGAGCGATGGCTTTAGAAACGATGTTATTACTAAATGATAAAAGCACAAAAGAGTTGGCGGAAACTATTGCCAAAGAATTGTCTAGTAATCATTGGTTAAGCACGCAAACAACCGCTTATAGTTTAGTGTCTATTGGAAAAATGGTGGTTAAAAATGGCGGAAAATCCATCAATTTAAACTACACAAATACTAATAAAACAGAGAAAATAACCACAAATAGTTCTTTTCTGCAAAGAAAAATTGAGCTAAAAGAAGGTCTAAATTCAATTACAATTCAGAATGTTGATGATAATATTGTGTTTGCAAGAATTATAAATTTAGGGAAGTTGCCTTTAGGTGATGAACTTTCAGAAAGTAGAGGTTTAAGCGTTTCTGTGAATTATAAAGATGTTCAAGGAAATAAAATTGATATAAAAACACTAAAACAAGGTCAGGATTTTGTCGCTGAAATTAATGTGAGTACTTCTAAAAATGAAGCCATAAATGATATTGCGCTTACGCAAATTTTTCCTTCAGGATGGGAAATCGTAAACACTCGTTTTACAGATTTTGGAACATCGACAAAAAGTGAAGCTCGCTATACCGATATTAGAGACGATCGTGTTAATTTTTACTTCGATTTGAAAGAGCAATCAAAAGTACCAGAAACAAAAACTTTTACAGTGTTGTTAAACGCGGCATATTTAGGAACTTACTATTTACCAGGAATTCAAGTAGAAGCAATGTATGACAATGATTATTTGGTGAGAACGAAAGGAAGTTGGGTTGAGGTAGTGAAGTAG
- a CDS encoding VOC family protein, producing MNLNQITVPSLDVTKAIPFYKTLGLELIVEALPNYARFVCPDGNSTFSIHKVDQMQRGDGIYIYFECEDLDEKVADLMKQGIHFEEKPNDTSWLWREARLKDIDGNQIILFYGGENRVNPPWKIKT from the coding sequence ATGAATTTAAATCAAATTACAGTTCCTTCTTTAGATGTAACCAAGGCAATTCCTTTTTATAAAACATTGGGATTAGAATTAATTGTCGAGGCTTTACCAAACTATGCAAGGTTTGTTTGCCCAGATGGAAACTCAACTTTTTCGATTCATAAAGTAGACCAAATGCAAAGAGGAGATGGTATTTATATTTATTTTGAATGTGAGGATTTAGATGAAAAGGTGGCTGATTTGATGAAACAAGGAATCCATTTTGAGGAAAAACCAAATGATACGTCATGGTTGTGGCGTGAGGCGCGCTTAAAAGATATAGATGGCAATCAAATTATTTTATTTTACGGTGGAGAAAACAGAGTAAATCCGCCTTGGAAAATCAAAACATAA
- the folB gene encoding dihydroneopterin aldolase, translating into MGIIKVNNIKLYAYHGCLDEEAKIGSAYRVDVIVEADLKKSAKTDELADTVDYVHLNHVVKEEMAIRSKLLEEVAQRILDRFFRELKMIEKATVSVSKINPPIGGNVEEVVVILTKER; encoded by the coding sequence TTGGGAATCATAAAAGTAAACAACATCAAACTTTACGCTTATCACGGTTGTTTAGACGAAGAAGCAAAAATTGGATCAGCATATAGGGTTGATGTAATCGTAGAAGCTGATTTAAAAAAATCAGCAAAAACAGATGAATTAGCTGACACGGTAGATTATGTGCACTTAAATCATGTGGTAAAAGAAGAAATGGCAATTCGTTCTAAATTGTTAGAGGAAGTTGCTCAGAGGATTCTAGACCGTTTTTTTAGAGAACTAAAAATGATTGAAAAAGCAACGGTTTCAGTTTCAAAAATAAATCCTCCAATTGGCGGAAATGTAGAAGAAGTTGTTGTTATTTTGACAAAAGAAAGGTAA
- a CDS encoding DUF2452 domain-containing protein, with the protein MNKDAEKKPDLVVFNEETQQYDAALKPYGTSASSPVIKPLNTASWKNDGIQRVNKQLKSKFDEVKKEYETLMQKFQYNDLIYNAKFSFEPIFGENYHLYNNRNGEPFLSIIEPAQCSFDYIGSFRLNTDKMWEKIE; encoded by the coding sequence ATGAATAAAGACGCAGAAAAAAAACCAGATTTAGTTGTTTTTAATGAAGAAACGCAACAATATGATGCGGCTTTAAAACCTTACGGAACTTCTGCAAGTTCTCCTGTAATTAAGCCATTAAACACGGCAAGTTGGAAAAATGACGGAATTCAACGTGTAAATAAACAACTAAAATCGAAGTTTGACGAAGTTAAAAAGGAGTATGAAACCTTAATGCAAAAGTTTCAATACAATGATTTAATTTACAACGCAAAGTTTAGTTTCGAACCTATTTTTGGTGAGAATTATCATTTATACAATAATAGAAATGGAGAGCCATTTTTATCAATCATAGAACCAGCACAATGTAGCTTTGATTACATTGGTTCTTTCAGGTTAAATACAGATAAAATGTGGGAGAAAATAGAGTAA
- a CDS encoding zinc ribbon domain-containing protein has protein sequence MSDQIRNYTCPKCNCKTYKLGQLRATGGTLSKIFDIQNQKYTSVTCERCTYTEFYKTKTSAISNVFDFFTS, from the coding sequence ATGAGCGACCAAATTAGAAATTACACCTGCCCAAAATGCAATTGTAAAACATATAAATTAGGGCAATTACGAGCAACCGGCGGCACATTATCTAAAATATTCGATATTCAGAATCAGAAATATACCAGCGTAACTTGCGAACGCTGCACGTACACCGAGTTCTACAAAACCAAAACAAGCGCAATAAGCAACGTTTTCGACTTTTTTACGAGTTAG